The genome window TGCGTTGGCGCGGCCCTGGTAGCGCAGCGTGGTCGACACGGTGCCAGGCACCAGGAAGCCGGCGGCGTTGATGGCGACCAGGGCGCCGGCGAAGATCTTGGCGTTCGCGGCGACCGGGAATACGACCAGCTGGGCGTCCTTCATCGGGGTGTTTCGGGATGCGGTGAGTGCAGCCATATAAGTCTCCAGTTGAGGATGAGGCCACGCTTTACGCGCCGGCGACTTCCTTCAGGGTTTTGAGGTAGTCGGCTTCGGACACGCCCATCACGCGGCACATTTCCTTTTGCGAGGCCGACAGGGCCGCCACGCCGCTGGCCGGGACGGGCGGTTGGGTGCGGGTCTGCATGCTGCTCAAGGCCGCGATCGCCGGGGCCGCGTCCAGGTAGGCCGAGAGGCCCGCGATGTCCTTGGCGCCGTACTCGCGCGCCCAGGCTTCCTGGGCGGGCAGCAGCTTGCCCGAGGACAGCGCCGCAGTGACGATCTCGTCAACGCGGTCTTTGCCCTGGGTAGCGGACAGGGCGGCCAGTTTCTCCTGCAGGGCCGTCATGGCGCCGATCGGGACGTACTTGGCCGGATCCGGCGTCGTCGACGACAGCGCGGCCATCACCTGGCGTTGCGACACCAGGTAGTCGACCAGGCTGAACGAAGCGGCGGCGGTCGCCTCCGGCTCATCCTTCTTGAGCTGGTCGACCAGCTTCTGCAGGTGGGCGGTGATGTCTTCGGCGGGCGAGCCGACCGGCAAGTTGAGCAGCCAGCGGAGCTGCTCCAGGAGTTCTTCCATGGTGTTGTCCTCGGAAAGCGGGGTGGGTGGAGAAAGCGAGAAGTGCAGCGCGGCGGCGGCGAGCAAGACTTCGCCCATGCCGTCGATCGCGGGATTGTTGGTGACGGCCGCCATATATATAGAGGTGACGGCGCCGGTGGCCTTGTCGTAGCCGATGACCGGAGAGATATAGCGGTACTCGCCCGCGTCGATCATCTCGACGGCGCGGTCGGTCCATTTCACGTCGACGGCGAAGAGTCCCTGGCCTTCGCGCCACTCCAGCTGGTGGAACCAGCCGGCCGCCGGCGCCGGCTTACCGTTTTGCTTGATGAACAGCGTCTGGTGGTCGTAGTCGATGACGTAGGGGTTCTTGCGCGACTTGGCCGCCTCGATCAGGCGCGCCGCCAGCTCGGCATCCATGTACCAGCCTGGGGCATCATGCGGGCGGCCGTCCTGGCCGGCGAACTTACCGGCTGGGAGGAGCTGGATCTCGCGGTTCGGCGTGATGGCCAGCGCGCACGCGGCGATGCCGAATGGCTGAGGTGCGAGGTGTTGAACTGGTCTAGGCATGCCGCTATCGTCGCAACAATAGCCGGCCGGAAACAGACTGACAGGTGTCAGCAGTGCCTTGCGGAATTAAATCTTCTTGGAAATTGCGTTTGCCGCTCGGCACATGATCACGTACCGGGGAATTAACGCGGGACTAACGGGGCTAGAAGCCGTTTTCGTACCGCGTTTGGGGGAATGTGTCACCTTACGCTAGAAAACGCCTGGAGGGCTTAATTTTCCAAATTGTCAAACTGCAATGAGCTTCATGACACAAAAGGACGAATTGCCAATCACATGGCCGCTGCGGAATTAGAGGACGCGATTCGTCGTCAGTTCGAGCTATCGCGGGGCCTGCTCGCCGAAACCGGCGCCGACGTGAGCAGGATGTCCTGTCCAGCCGGCGCCTAATATATAGGGCTTAAGCTACGCGTTAACCTTTCGGCGGTCGCTGAGTTACTAAAGCGCCTATTCCTTGCCGGGCAGGATGTTCAATTCGCATGGGCGCGGGCGGCGGT of Massilia sp. KIM contains these proteins:
- a CDS encoding phage protease — protein: MPRPVQHLAPQPFGIAACALAITPNREIQLLPAGKFAGQDGRPHDAPGWYMDAELAARLIEAAKSRKNPYVIDYDHQTLFIKQNGKPAPAAGWFHQLEWREGQGLFAVDVKWTDRAVEMIDAGEYRYISPVIGYDKATGAVTSIYMAAVTNNPAIDGMGEVLLAAAALHFSLSPPTPLSEDNTMEELLEQLRWLLNLPVGSPAEDITAHLQKLVDQLKKDEPEATAAASFSLVDYLVSQRQVMAALSSTTPDPAKYVPIGAMTALQEKLAALSATQGKDRVDEIVTAALSSGKLLPAQEAWAREYGAKDIAGLSAYLDAAPAIAALSSMQTRTQPPVPASGVAALSASQKEMCRVMGVSEADYLKTLKEVAGA